In Cyprinus carpio isolate SPL01 chromosome A1, ASM1834038v1, whole genome shotgun sequence, the following proteins share a genomic window:
- the LOC109078746 gene encoding protrudin-like isoform X1, with product MQCTVSPPQDPTQASGDRAELTQLHAKDASSTDSTSDLGSPRVLTFDLLNMVISFKRMAIFLEPVTDSLEVLRYLLGWRMPLCSLFSCVLLNILFLTLTEGAWVTLLLLVVSAPAVLGYLGNRCQATSSEMAVQKKKHFAVQRRDLKTVQMSKQEAMMEVKDMLKRIDELLTLACVYAESVYKVLYWESHTMSSMFYGSLLTAVCLLYMVPVGLSLSVLNSALFLWNRNFCRVLLELKEYVHPSRVLPAEETEPCDPDQASLLESTPTPTSVEDQSPGNVEEAEEAEPDDEFKDAIEESQLILPETPLALVVWPVTYLLPKIARRWRARKDDDDVSSGVPEFDTVSDNGLLSRNEPIRSKVSKLTEKLRKRVPANTTGNCFQCSSAFSVLKKRRNCSNCGVSFCSRCCSYKVFRSSMGATAPEAQRETVFVCSMCNTFLGTK from the exons ATGCAGTGCACAGTCTCCCCTCCTCAGGACCCCACACAGGCGAGCGGCGACCGGGCCGAACTGACCCAGCTGCACGCTAAGGACGCGTCCTCCACAGACAGCACCTCTGATCTGGGCAGCCCCAGAgtgctgacctttgacctgctgAACATGGTGATCTCCTTCAAGCGGATGGCCATCTTCCTGGAGCCCGTCACAGACTCGCTGGAGGTGCTGCGGTACCTGCTCGG GTGGAGGATGCCGCTGTGCTCCCTGTTCAGCTGCGTTCTGCTCAACATCCTCTTCCTCACTCTGACTGAAG GCGCGTGGGTCACTCTGCTGCTGCTGGTCGTCTCCGCTCCGGCTGTGCTGGGTTACCTTGGCAACCGTTGCCAGGCCACGAGCAGTGAGATGGCGGTTCAGAAGAAGAAACACTTTGCAGTGCAGCGGCGAGACCTGAAGACGGTCCAGATGAGCAAACAGGAGGCCATGATGGAGGTCAAGGACAT gcTGAAACGAATAGATGAGCTTTTGACCCTGGCGTGTGTGTATGCAGAATCTGTGTATAAAGTGTTATACTGGGAGAGCCACACCATGTCCTCCAT GTTTTATGGTTCTCTCCTGACGGCGGTTTGTTTGCTGTACATGGTTCCTGTGGGTTTGAGTCTGTCTGTGCTCAACAGCGCCCtctttctgtggaacagaaaCTTCTGCAGAG TTCTTTTGGAGCTGAAGGAGTATGTTCACCCGAGTCGGGTCCTGCCTGCGGAGGAAACTGAACCATGTGACCCAGATCAGGCAAGCCTGCTAGAAAGCACGCCCACTCCAACCAGTGTGGAG GATCAGTCTCCTGGTAACGTTGAAGAGGCAGAGGAGGCGGAGCCTGATGATGAGTTTAAAGATGCCATTGAG GAATCTCAGCTTATTCTGCCG GAAACTCCTCTGGCTTTAGTG GTGTGGCCTGTAACCTATTTGCTACCAAAGATTGCGAGGAGATGGAGAGCCCGTAAG GATGATGATGACGTGTCTTCTGGTGTTCCTGAGTTTGACACCGTGTCTGATAACGGGCTGTTGAGCAGAAACGAGCCCATACGCAGTAAAGTGTCCAAACTCACTGAGAAACTTCGCAAGCGAGTCCCTGCCAACACCACCG GGAACTGTTTCCAGTGCAGTTCAgcgttttctgttttaaagaaaaGG AGAAACTGCAGTAACTGCGGTGTCAGTTTTTGTTCCCGCTGTTGCTCGTATAAAGTGTTCAGATCCAGTATGGGAGCCACAG CTCCTGAGGCCCAGAGAGAGACCGTGTTTGTTTGTTCTATGTGTAATACTTTCCTCGGCACCAAGtaa
- the LOC109078746 gene encoding protrudin-like isoform X7 — MQCTVSPPQDPTQASGDRAELTQLHAKDASSTDSTSDLGSPRVLTFDLLNMVISFKRMAIFLEPVTDSLEVLRYLLGWRMPLCSLFSCVLLNILFLTLTEGAWVTLLLLVVSAPAVLGYLGNRCQATSSEMAVQKKKHFAVQRRDLKTVQMSKQEAMMEVKDMLKRIDELLTLACVYAESVYKVLYWESHTMSSMFYGSLLTAVCLLYMVPVGLSLSVLNSALFLWNRNFCRVLLELKEYVHPSRVLPAEETEPCDPDQASLLESTPTPTSVEDQSPGNVEEAEEAEPDDEFKDAIEDDDDVSSGVPEFDTVSDNGLLSRNEPIRSKVSKLTEKLRKRVPANTTGNCFQCSSAFSVLKKRRNCSNCGVSFCSRCCSYKVFRSSMGATAPEAQRETVFVCSMCNTFLGTK; from the exons ATGCAGTGCACAGTCTCCCCTCCTCAGGACCCCACACAGGCGAGCGGCGACCGGGCCGAACTGACCCAGCTGCACGCTAAGGACGCGTCCTCCACAGACAGCACCTCTGATCTGGGCAGCCCCAGAgtgctgacctttgacctgctgAACATGGTGATCTCCTTCAAGCGGATGGCCATCTTCCTGGAGCCCGTCACAGACTCGCTGGAGGTGCTGCGGTACCTGCTCGG GTGGAGGATGCCGCTGTGCTCCCTGTTCAGCTGCGTTCTGCTCAACATCCTCTTCCTCACTCTGACTGAAG GCGCGTGGGTCACTCTGCTGCTGCTGGTCGTCTCCGCTCCGGCTGTGCTGGGTTACCTTGGCAACCGTTGCCAGGCCACGAGCAGTGAGATGGCGGTTCAGAAGAAGAAACACTTTGCAGTGCAGCGGCGAGACCTGAAGACGGTCCAGATGAGCAAACAGGAGGCCATGATGGAGGTCAAGGACAT gcTGAAACGAATAGATGAGCTTTTGACCCTGGCGTGTGTGTATGCAGAATCTGTGTATAAAGTGTTATACTGGGAGAGCCACACCATGTCCTCCAT GTTTTATGGTTCTCTCCTGACGGCGGTTTGTTTGCTGTACATGGTTCCTGTGGGTTTGAGTCTGTCTGTGCTCAACAGCGCCCtctttctgtggaacagaaaCTTCTGCAGAG TTCTTTTGGAGCTGAAGGAGTATGTTCACCCGAGTCGGGTCCTGCCTGCGGAGGAAACTGAACCATGTGACCCAGATCAGGCAAGCCTGCTAGAAAGCACGCCCACTCCAACCAGTGTGGAG GATCAGTCTCCTGGTAACGTTGAAGAGGCAGAGGAGGCGGAGCCTGATGATGAGTTTAAAGATGCCATTGAG GATGATGATGACGTGTCTTCTGGTGTTCCTGAGTTTGACACCGTGTCTGATAACGGGCTGTTGAGCAGAAACGAGCCCATACGCAGTAAAGTGTCCAAACTCACTGAGAAACTTCGCAAGCGAGTCCCTGCCAACACCACCG GGAACTGTTTCCAGTGCAGTTCAgcgttttctgttttaaagaaaaGG AGAAACTGCAGTAACTGCGGTGTCAGTTTTTGTTCCCGCTGTTGCTCGTATAAAGTGTTCAGATCCAGTATGGGAGCCACAG CTCCTGAGGCCCAGAGAGAGACCGTGTTTGTTTGTTCTATGTGTAATACTTTCCTCGGCACCAAGtaa
- the LOC109078746 gene encoding protrudin-like isoform X5 codes for MQCTVSPPQDPTQASGDRAELTQLHAKDASSTDSTSDLGSPRVLTFDLLNMVISFKRMAIFLEPVTDSLEVLRYLLGWRMPLCSLFSCVLLNILFLTLTEGAWVTLLLLVVSAPAVLGYLGNRCQATSSEMAVQKKKHFAVQRRDLKTVQMSKQEAMMEVKDMLKRIDELLTLACVYAESVYKVLYWESHTMSSMFYGSLLTAVCLLYMVPVGLSLSVLNSALFLWNRNFCRVLLELKEYVHPSRVLPAEETEPCDPDQASLLESTPTPTSVEDQSPGNVEEAEEAEPDDEFKDAIEETPLALVDDDDVSSGVPEFDTVSDNGLLSRNEPIRSKVSKLTEKLRKRVPANTTGNCFQCSSAFSVLKKRRNCSNCGVSFCSRCCSYKVFRSSMGATAPEAQRETVFVCSMCNTFLGTK; via the exons ATGCAGTGCACAGTCTCCCCTCCTCAGGACCCCACACAGGCGAGCGGCGACCGGGCCGAACTGACCCAGCTGCACGCTAAGGACGCGTCCTCCACAGACAGCACCTCTGATCTGGGCAGCCCCAGAgtgctgacctttgacctgctgAACATGGTGATCTCCTTCAAGCGGATGGCCATCTTCCTGGAGCCCGTCACAGACTCGCTGGAGGTGCTGCGGTACCTGCTCGG GTGGAGGATGCCGCTGTGCTCCCTGTTCAGCTGCGTTCTGCTCAACATCCTCTTCCTCACTCTGACTGAAG GCGCGTGGGTCACTCTGCTGCTGCTGGTCGTCTCCGCTCCGGCTGTGCTGGGTTACCTTGGCAACCGTTGCCAGGCCACGAGCAGTGAGATGGCGGTTCAGAAGAAGAAACACTTTGCAGTGCAGCGGCGAGACCTGAAGACGGTCCAGATGAGCAAACAGGAGGCCATGATGGAGGTCAAGGACAT gcTGAAACGAATAGATGAGCTTTTGACCCTGGCGTGTGTGTATGCAGAATCTGTGTATAAAGTGTTATACTGGGAGAGCCACACCATGTCCTCCAT GTTTTATGGTTCTCTCCTGACGGCGGTTTGTTTGCTGTACATGGTTCCTGTGGGTTTGAGTCTGTCTGTGCTCAACAGCGCCCtctttctgtggaacagaaaCTTCTGCAGAG TTCTTTTGGAGCTGAAGGAGTATGTTCACCCGAGTCGGGTCCTGCCTGCGGAGGAAACTGAACCATGTGACCCAGATCAGGCAAGCCTGCTAGAAAGCACGCCCACTCCAACCAGTGTGGAG GATCAGTCTCCTGGTAACGTTGAAGAGGCAGAGGAGGCGGAGCCTGATGATGAGTTTAAAGATGCCATTGAG GAAACTCCTCTGGCTTTAGTG GATGATGATGACGTGTCTTCTGGTGTTCCTGAGTTTGACACCGTGTCTGATAACGGGCTGTTGAGCAGAAACGAGCCCATACGCAGTAAAGTGTCCAAACTCACTGAGAAACTTCGCAAGCGAGTCCCTGCCAACACCACCG GGAACTGTTTCCAGTGCAGTTCAgcgttttctgttttaaagaaaaGG AGAAACTGCAGTAACTGCGGTGTCAGTTTTTGTTCCCGCTGTTGCTCGTATAAAGTGTTCAGATCCAGTATGGGAGCCACAG CTCCTGAGGCCCAGAGAGAGACCGTGTTTGTTTGTTCTATGTGTAATACTTTCCTCGGCACCAAGtaa
- the LOC109078746 gene encoding protrudin-like isoform X6 translates to MQCTVSPPQDPTQASGDRAELTQLHAKDASSTDSTSDLGSPRVLTFDLLNMVISFKRMAIFLEPVTDSLEVLRYLLGWRMPLCSLFSCVLLNILFLTLTEGAWVTLLLLVVSAPAVLGYLGNRCQATSSEMAVQKKKHFAVQRRDLKTVQMSKQEAMMEVKDMLKRIDELLTLACVYAESVYKVLYWESHTMSSMFYGSLLTAVCLLYMVPVGLSLSVLNSALFLWNRNFCRVLLELKEYVHPSRVLPAEETEPCDPDQASLLESTPTPTSVEDQSPGNVEEAEEAEPDDEFKDAIEESQLILPDDDDVSSGVPEFDTVSDNGLLSRNEPIRSKVSKLTEKLRKRVPANTTGNCFQCSSAFSVLKKRRNCSNCGVSFCSRCCSYKVFRSSMGATAPEAQRETVFVCSMCNTFLGTK, encoded by the exons ATGCAGTGCACAGTCTCCCCTCCTCAGGACCCCACACAGGCGAGCGGCGACCGGGCCGAACTGACCCAGCTGCACGCTAAGGACGCGTCCTCCACAGACAGCACCTCTGATCTGGGCAGCCCCAGAgtgctgacctttgacctgctgAACATGGTGATCTCCTTCAAGCGGATGGCCATCTTCCTGGAGCCCGTCACAGACTCGCTGGAGGTGCTGCGGTACCTGCTCGG GTGGAGGATGCCGCTGTGCTCCCTGTTCAGCTGCGTTCTGCTCAACATCCTCTTCCTCACTCTGACTGAAG GCGCGTGGGTCACTCTGCTGCTGCTGGTCGTCTCCGCTCCGGCTGTGCTGGGTTACCTTGGCAACCGTTGCCAGGCCACGAGCAGTGAGATGGCGGTTCAGAAGAAGAAACACTTTGCAGTGCAGCGGCGAGACCTGAAGACGGTCCAGATGAGCAAACAGGAGGCCATGATGGAGGTCAAGGACAT gcTGAAACGAATAGATGAGCTTTTGACCCTGGCGTGTGTGTATGCAGAATCTGTGTATAAAGTGTTATACTGGGAGAGCCACACCATGTCCTCCAT GTTTTATGGTTCTCTCCTGACGGCGGTTTGTTTGCTGTACATGGTTCCTGTGGGTTTGAGTCTGTCTGTGCTCAACAGCGCCCtctttctgtggaacagaaaCTTCTGCAGAG TTCTTTTGGAGCTGAAGGAGTATGTTCACCCGAGTCGGGTCCTGCCTGCGGAGGAAACTGAACCATGTGACCCAGATCAGGCAAGCCTGCTAGAAAGCACGCCCACTCCAACCAGTGTGGAG GATCAGTCTCCTGGTAACGTTGAAGAGGCAGAGGAGGCGGAGCCTGATGATGAGTTTAAAGATGCCATTGAG GAATCTCAGCTTATTCTGCCG GATGATGATGACGTGTCTTCTGGTGTTCCTGAGTTTGACACCGTGTCTGATAACGGGCTGTTGAGCAGAAACGAGCCCATACGCAGTAAAGTGTCCAAACTCACTGAGAAACTTCGCAAGCGAGTCCCTGCCAACACCACCG GGAACTGTTTCCAGTGCAGTTCAgcgttttctgttttaaagaaaaGG AGAAACTGCAGTAACTGCGGTGTCAGTTTTTGTTCCCGCTGTTGCTCGTATAAAGTGTTCAGATCCAGTATGGGAGCCACAG CTCCTGAGGCCCAGAGAGAGACCGTGTTTGTTTGTTCTATGTGTAATACTTTCCTCGGCACCAAGtaa
- the LOC109078746 gene encoding protrudin-like isoform X2: MQCTVSPPQDPTQASGDRAELTQLHAKDASSTDSTSDLGSPRVLTFDLLNMVISFKRMAIFLEPVTDSLEVLRYLLGWRMPLCSLFSCVLLNILFLTLTEGAWVTLLLLVVSAPAVLGYLGNRCQATSSEMAVQKKKHFAVQRRDLKTVQMSKQEAMMEVKDMLKRIDELLTLACVYAESVYKVLYWESHTMSSMFYGSLLTAVCLLYMVPVGLSLSVLNSALFLWNRNFCRVLLELKEYVHPSRVLPAEETEPCDPDQASLLESTPTPTSVEDQSPGNVEEAEEAEPDDEFKDAIEETPLALVVWPVTYLLPKIARRWRARKDDDDVSSGVPEFDTVSDNGLLSRNEPIRSKVSKLTEKLRKRVPANTTGNCFQCSSAFSVLKKRRNCSNCGVSFCSRCCSYKVFRSSMGATAPEAQRETVFVCSMCNTFLGTK, from the exons ATGCAGTGCACAGTCTCCCCTCCTCAGGACCCCACACAGGCGAGCGGCGACCGGGCCGAACTGACCCAGCTGCACGCTAAGGACGCGTCCTCCACAGACAGCACCTCTGATCTGGGCAGCCCCAGAgtgctgacctttgacctgctgAACATGGTGATCTCCTTCAAGCGGATGGCCATCTTCCTGGAGCCCGTCACAGACTCGCTGGAGGTGCTGCGGTACCTGCTCGG GTGGAGGATGCCGCTGTGCTCCCTGTTCAGCTGCGTTCTGCTCAACATCCTCTTCCTCACTCTGACTGAAG GCGCGTGGGTCACTCTGCTGCTGCTGGTCGTCTCCGCTCCGGCTGTGCTGGGTTACCTTGGCAACCGTTGCCAGGCCACGAGCAGTGAGATGGCGGTTCAGAAGAAGAAACACTTTGCAGTGCAGCGGCGAGACCTGAAGACGGTCCAGATGAGCAAACAGGAGGCCATGATGGAGGTCAAGGACAT gcTGAAACGAATAGATGAGCTTTTGACCCTGGCGTGTGTGTATGCAGAATCTGTGTATAAAGTGTTATACTGGGAGAGCCACACCATGTCCTCCAT GTTTTATGGTTCTCTCCTGACGGCGGTTTGTTTGCTGTACATGGTTCCTGTGGGTTTGAGTCTGTCTGTGCTCAACAGCGCCCtctttctgtggaacagaaaCTTCTGCAGAG TTCTTTTGGAGCTGAAGGAGTATGTTCACCCGAGTCGGGTCCTGCCTGCGGAGGAAACTGAACCATGTGACCCAGATCAGGCAAGCCTGCTAGAAAGCACGCCCACTCCAACCAGTGTGGAG GATCAGTCTCCTGGTAACGTTGAAGAGGCAGAGGAGGCGGAGCCTGATGATGAGTTTAAAGATGCCATTGAG GAAACTCCTCTGGCTTTAGTG GTGTGGCCTGTAACCTATTTGCTACCAAAGATTGCGAGGAGATGGAGAGCCCGTAAG GATGATGATGACGTGTCTTCTGGTGTTCCTGAGTTTGACACCGTGTCTGATAACGGGCTGTTGAGCAGAAACGAGCCCATACGCAGTAAAGTGTCCAAACTCACTGAGAAACTTCGCAAGCGAGTCCCTGCCAACACCACCG GGAACTGTTTCCAGTGCAGTTCAgcgttttctgttttaaagaaaaGG AGAAACTGCAGTAACTGCGGTGTCAGTTTTTGTTCCCGCTGTTGCTCGTATAAAGTGTTCAGATCCAGTATGGGAGCCACAG CTCCTGAGGCCCAGAGAGAGACCGTGTTTGTTTGTTCTATGTGTAATACTTTCCTCGGCACCAAGtaa
- the LOC109078746 gene encoding protrudin-like isoform X3: MQCTVSPPQDPTQASGDRAELTQLHAKDASSTDSTSDLGSPRVLTFDLLNMVISFKRMAIFLEPVTDSLEVLRYLLGWRMPLCSLFSCVLLNILFLTLTEGAWVTLLLLVVSAPAVLGYLGNRCQATSSEMAVQKKKHFAVQRRDLKTVQMSKQEAMMEVKDMLKRIDELLTLACVYAESVYKVLYWESHTMSSMFYGSLLTAVCLLYMVPVGLSLSVLNSALFLWNRNFCRVLLELKEYVHPSRVLPAEETEPCDPDQASLLESTPTPTSVEDQSPGNVEEAEEAEPDDEFKDAIEVWPVTYLLPKIARRWRARKDDDDVSSGVPEFDTVSDNGLLSRNEPIRSKVSKLTEKLRKRVPANTTGNCFQCSSAFSVLKKRRNCSNCGVSFCSRCCSYKVFRSSMGATAPEAQRETVFVCSMCNTFLGTK; this comes from the exons ATGCAGTGCACAGTCTCCCCTCCTCAGGACCCCACACAGGCGAGCGGCGACCGGGCCGAACTGACCCAGCTGCACGCTAAGGACGCGTCCTCCACAGACAGCACCTCTGATCTGGGCAGCCCCAGAgtgctgacctttgacctgctgAACATGGTGATCTCCTTCAAGCGGATGGCCATCTTCCTGGAGCCCGTCACAGACTCGCTGGAGGTGCTGCGGTACCTGCTCGG GTGGAGGATGCCGCTGTGCTCCCTGTTCAGCTGCGTTCTGCTCAACATCCTCTTCCTCACTCTGACTGAAG GCGCGTGGGTCACTCTGCTGCTGCTGGTCGTCTCCGCTCCGGCTGTGCTGGGTTACCTTGGCAACCGTTGCCAGGCCACGAGCAGTGAGATGGCGGTTCAGAAGAAGAAACACTTTGCAGTGCAGCGGCGAGACCTGAAGACGGTCCAGATGAGCAAACAGGAGGCCATGATGGAGGTCAAGGACAT gcTGAAACGAATAGATGAGCTTTTGACCCTGGCGTGTGTGTATGCAGAATCTGTGTATAAAGTGTTATACTGGGAGAGCCACACCATGTCCTCCAT GTTTTATGGTTCTCTCCTGACGGCGGTTTGTTTGCTGTACATGGTTCCTGTGGGTTTGAGTCTGTCTGTGCTCAACAGCGCCCtctttctgtggaacagaaaCTTCTGCAGAG TTCTTTTGGAGCTGAAGGAGTATGTTCACCCGAGTCGGGTCCTGCCTGCGGAGGAAACTGAACCATGTGACCCAGATCAGGCAAGCCTGCTAGAAAGCACGCCCACTCCAACCAGTGTGGAG GATCAGTCTCCTGGTAACGTTGAAGAGGCAGAGGAGGCGGAGCCTGATGATGAGTTTAAAGATGCCATTGAG GTGTGGCCTGTAACCTATTTGCTACCAAAGATTGCGAGGAGATGGAGAGCCCGTAAG GATGATGATGACGTGTCTTCTGGTGTTCCTGAGTTTGACACCGTGTCTGATAACGGGCTGTTGAGCAGAAACGAGCCCATACGCAGTAAAGTGTCCAAACTCACTGAGAAACTTCGCAAGCGAGTCCCTGCCAACACCACCG GGAACTGTTTCCAGTGCAGTTCAgcgttttctgttttaaagaaaaGG AGAAACTGCAGTAACTGCGGTGTCAGTTTTTGTTCCCGCTGTTGCTCGTATAAAGTGTTCAGATCCAGTATGGGAGCCACAG CTCCTGAGGCCCAGAGAGAGACCGTGTTTGTTTGTTCTATGTGTAATACTTTCCTCGGCACCAAGtaa
- the LOC109078746 gene encoding protrudin-like isoform X4: protein MQCTVSPPQDPTQASGDRAELTQLHAKDASSTDSTSDLGSPRVLTFDLLNMVISFKRMAIFLEPVTDSLEVLRYLLGWRMPLCSLFSCVLLNILFLTLTEGAWVTLLLLVVSAPAVLGYLGNRCQATSSEMAVQKKKHFAVQRRDLKTVQMSKQEAMMEVKDMLKRIDELLTLACVYAESVYKVLYWESHTMSSMFYGSLLTAVCLLYMVPVGLSLSVLNSALFLWNRNFCRVLLELKEYVHPSRVLPAEETEPCDPDQASLLESTPTPTSVEDQSPGNVEEAEEAEPDDEFKDAIEESQLILPETPLALVDDDDVSSGVPEFDTVSDNGLLSRNEPIRSKVSKLTEKLRKRVPANTTGNCFQCSSAFSVLKKRRNCSNCGVSFCSRCCSYKVFRSSMGATAPEAQRETVFVCSMCNTFLGTK, encoded by the exons ATGCAGTGCACAGTCTCCCCTCCTCAGGACCCCACACAGGCGAGCGGCGACCGGGCCGAACTGACCCAGCTGCACGCTAAGGACGCGTCCTCCACAGACAGCACCTCTGATCTGGGCAGCCCCAGAgtgctgacctttgacctgctgAACATGGTGATCTCCTTCAAGCGGATGGCCATCTTCCTGGAGCCCGTCACAGACTCGCTGGAGGTGCTGCGGTACCTGCTCGG GTGGAGGATGCCGCTGTGCTCCCTGTTCAGCTGCGTTCTGCTCAACATCCTCTTCCTCACTCTGACTGAAG GCGCGTGGGTCACTCTGCTGCTGCTGGTCGTCTCCGCTCCGGCTGTGCTGGGTTACCTTGGCAACCGTTGCCAGGCCACGAGCAGTGAGATGGCGGTTCAGAAGAAGAAACACTTTGCAGTGCAGCGGCGAGACCTGAAGACGGTCCAGATGAGCAAACAGGAGGCCATGATGGAGGTCAAGGACAT gcTGAAACGAATAGATGAGCTTTTGACCCTGGCGTGTGTGTATGCAGAATCTGTGTATAAAGTGTTATACTGGGAGAGCCACACCATGTCCTCCAT GTTTTATGGTTCTCTCCTGACGGCGGTTTGTTTGCTGTACATGGTTCCTGTGGGTTTGAGTCTGTCTGTGCTCAACAGCGCCCtctttctgtggaacagaaaCTTCTGCAGAG TTCTTTTGGAGCTGAAGGAGTATGTTCACCCGAGTCGGGTCCTGCCTGCGGAGGAAACTGAACCATGTGACCCAGATCAGGCAAGCCTGCTAGAAAGCACGCCCACTCCAACCAGTGTGGAG GATCAGTCTCCTGGTAACGTTGAAGAGGCAGAGGAGGCGGAGCCTGATGATGAGTTTAAAGATGCCATTGAG GAATCTCAGCTTATTCTGCCG GAAACTCCTCTGGCTTTAGTG GATGATGATGACGTGTCTTCTGGTGTTCCTGAGTTTGACACCGTGTCTGATAACGGGCTGTTGAGCAGAAACGAGCCCATACGCAGTAAAGTGTCCAAACTCACTGAGAAACTTCGCAAGCGAGTCCCTGCCAACACCACCG GGAACTGTTTCCAGTGCAGTTCAgcgttttctgttttaaagaaaaGG AGAAACTGCAGTAACTGCGGTGTCAGTTTTTGTTCCCGCTGTTGCTCGTATAAAGTGTTCAGATCCAGTATGGGAGCCACAG CTCCTGAGGCCCAGAGAGAGACCGTGTTTGTTTGTTCTATGTGTAATACTTTCCTCGGCACCAAGtaa